From a single Canis aureus isolate CA01 chromosome 5, VMU_Caureus_v.1.0, whole genome shotgun sequence genomic region:
- the SPEN gene encoding msx2-interacting protein isoform X3 produces MVRETRHLWVGNLPENVREEKIIEHFKRYGRVESVKILPKRGSEGGVAAFVDFVDIKSAQKAHNSVNKMGDRDLRTDYNEPGTIPSAARGLDDTVSIASRSREVSGFRGGGGGPAYGPPPSLHAREGRYERRLDGTDSSSSSSDDSPARSVQSAAVPAPTSQLLSSLEKDEPRKSFGIKVQNLPVRSTDTSLKDGLFHEFKKFGKVTSVQIHGTSEERYGLVFFRQQEDQEKALTASKGKLFFGMQIEVTAWIGPETESENEFRPLDERIDEFHPKATRTLFIGNLEKTTTYHDLRNIFQRFGEIVDIDIKKVNGVPQYAFLQYCDIASVCKAIKKMDGEYLGNNRLKLGFGKSMPTNCVWLDGLSSNVSDQYLTRHFCRYGPVVKVVFDRLKGMALVLYNEIEYAQAAVKETKGRKIGGNKIKVDFANRESQLAFYHCMEKSGQDIRDFYEMLAERREERRGSYDYSQDRTYYENVRTPGTYPEDSRRDYPARGREFYSEWETYQGDYYESRYYDDPREYRDYRNDPYEQDIREYSYRQRERERERERFESDRDRDHERRPIERSQSPVHLRRPQSPGASPSQSERLPSDSERRIYSRSSDRSGSCSSLSPPRYDKLDKSRLERYTKNEKTDKERTFDPERVERERRLIRKEKVEKDKTEKQKRKGKVHSPSSQSSETDQENEREQSPEKSRSSNKLSREKADKEGIAKNRLELMPCVVLTRVKEKEGKVIDHTPLEKLKAKLDNDTAKSSVLDQKLQVCQTEPAKSDLSKLESIRMKVPKEKGLSSHIEVVDKEGRPKPRKHLKPEQTADGVSAADLEKLEARKRRFADSNLKAERQKSEVKKSSPEMEEARVLLKKQPDLSSRDVILLREGESERKPVRKEILKRESKKIKLDRLNAVPSPKDCQELASVSVGTGSRPNSDLQARLGEPVCESVENQEIQSKKPIPSKSQIKQLPLLDDQGPEREDIRKNYCSLRDETLECKPSQEKPHSVNTEEKIGIDIDHTQSYRKQMEQSRRKQQMEMEIAKSEKFGSPKKDVDEYERRSLVHEVGKPPQDVTDDSPPSKKKRTDHVDFDICTKRERNYRSSRQISEDSERTGGSPSIRHSSFHEEDDPVGSPRLISVKGSPKVDEKGLPYSNITVREESLKFNPYDSSRREQMADMAKIKLSVLNSEEELNRWDSQMKQDASRFDVSFPNSIIKRDSLRKRSVRDLEPGEVPSDSDEDGEHKSHSPRASALYESSRLSFLLRDREDKLRERDERLSSSLERNKFYSFALDKTITPDTKALLERAKSLSSSREENWSFLDWDSRFANFRNNKDKEKVDSAPRPIPSWYMKKKKIRTDSEGKMDDKKDDHKEEEQERQELFASRFLHSSIFEQDSKRLQHLERKDEESDFISGRLYGRQTSDGANSTADLIQEPVVLFHSRFMELTRMQQKEKEKDQKPKEVEKQEDTEDHPETPEPASESKESDLKTPPPTGPPAVTAVAPESASSSLEKTTASEKAGEVPLVTEEKPREPASASEEAKPVSEQAATAVQQTEQVDLPSGVDTSKDAAGAPLVVEENSSADQLPYMDTKPPTPGASFSQAEATVDPEPDSTPALPKPTPKPEEADEPKVEKPNSAAHVEPTANQKAEVVPEVQSQASEDTEVDPPIATKDKKTNKSKRSKTPVQAATASTVEKPVTRKSERIDREKLKRSNSPRGEAQKLLELKLEAEKITRTGSKNAAADPEHPEPSLPLSRTRRRNVRSVYATMGDHESRSPVKEPVEQPRVTRKRLERELQEAAAVPTTPRRGRPPKTRRRAEEDEETEAKEPVETLKPAEGWRSPRAQKSGAAGGPQGKRGKNEPKVDAERQEVATEVSPQLNVKENNTKSKADKEEAGSEQKRDRKEMSTDKNAPEAPAVEVVEKKAPEKNSKSKRGRSRNARSAVDKSANLKNVDTSVSPSVAVGATGPPVEKEAEVVAGPAEKSENPPKEGGFSAEVSSDPAPANKDAEEKEDVSASTPSPEANQLAKQMELEQAVENIAKLTETAAAAFKAAAATDAPEGSSTEDGDKPAHQASETELAAAIGSIINDISGEAENFPAAAPYPAEAQTDLQPRSQAPQPPGEGMEPETDEAVSGILETTAATESSGPPASATDPSAGPADTKEAGGSGSETSHPVPEAKASKEAEVTLTRKEKGRQKTSRSRRKRNTNKKTGATAETHIPEPDQVQSKSPATDEGTAVPPPETPQEEQQREKPQATPPESCALDPSKTPSVENLSQESSIEEKTPARASALPDLPVPSQPAPVEDEPQARFKVHSIIESDPVTPPSDSSTPTPTIPSVTAAKLPPPVTSGGVPHQSPPAKVTEWITRQEEPRAQSTPSPALPPDTKASDIDTSSSTLRKILMDPKYVSATGITSTSVTTAIAEPVSAAPCLHEAPAPPPVEPKKSLLEEKPAAPVPNTSDTPAPEVPAAAEKEKVAPVIAPKITSVISRMPVSIDLENSQKITLAKPAPQTLTGLVSALTGLVNVSLVPVNALTGPVNALKGPVKGSVTTLKGLVNTPAGPVNVLKGPVNVLTGPVNVLTTPVNAAVGTVNAAAGAVNATVGTVNATTGAMNAGAVTVTAGAVTAASGSVTATTTGAVTVTGAVITPSAKCKPRPSTNENSRFHPGSMSVIDDRPADAGTGAGLRVNTSEGVVLLSYSGQKTEGPQRISAKISQIPPASAMDIEFQQSVAKSQVKPDSVAPSQPSPKGPQAPSGYANVATHSTLVLTAQTYNASPVISSVKADRPSLEKPEPIHLSVSTPVTQGGTVKVLTQGINTPPVLVHNQLVLTPSIVTTNKKLADPVTLKIETKVLQPANLGSALNPHHPPALPSKLPAEVNHVASGPSTPTDRTVSHLAATKPDAHSPRPSGPAPSPFPRACHPSSTTSTALSTNATVMLAAGIPVPQFISSIHPEQSVIMPPHSITQTVSLSHLSQGEVRMNTPTLPSITYSIRPETLHSPRAPLQPQQIEVRAPQRAGTPQPAAAGVPALAPQHPPEEEVHYHLPVARAAAPVQSEVLVMQSEYRLHPYTVPRDVRIMVHPHVTAVSEQPRAADGVVKVPPASKVPQQPGKDAAKTAEAKAPPAPAPHGEARILTVTPSNQLQGLPLTPPVVVTHGVQIVHSSGELFQEYRYGDIRTYHGPAQLTHTQFPAAASIGLPPRTKAPAQGPAPEGEPLQPAQPAQSTQPAQPVQSTQPAQPTQPCQPSQLSQPGQPPSGKLPQVSQEAKGTQTGVEQPRLPAVPASRPAEPHAQVQRAQAETSQTSYPSPVSVSLKPDLPAPLPAQAAPKQPLFVPTTSSPSTPPGLALTHTEAQPAPKPDSSPHLTSQRPVDMVQLLKKYPIVWQGLLALKNDTAAVQLHFVSGNNVLAHRSLPLSEGGPPLRIAQRMRLEASQLEGVARRMTVETDYCLLLALPCGRDQEDVVSQTESLKAAFITYLQAKQAAGIINVPNPGSNQPAYVLQIFPPCEFSESHLSRLAPDLLASISNISPHLMIVIASV; encoded by the exons CACTGATTCCAGCAGTAGTTCTAGCGACGACTCTCCCGCCCGATCTGTTCAGTCAGCAGCCGTCCCAGCACCTACTTCCCAGTTGCTTTCATCCCTGGAAAAAGATGAGCCACGTAAAAGTTTTGGGATCAAGGTTCAGAATCTTCCAGTACGCTCTACAG ATACAAGCCTTAAAGATGGCCTTTTCCATGAATTTAAGAAATTTGGAAAGGTGACTTCAGTGCAGATCCATGGAACTTCAGAAGAGAGGTATGGTCTGGTGTTCTTTCGGCAGCAAGAGGACCAAGAAAAAGCATTGACTGCatcaaaaggaaaacttttctttGGCATGCAGATTGAAGTAACAGCATGGATAGGACCAG AAACAGAGAGTGAAAATGAATTTCGTCCTTTGGATGAAAGGATAGATGAATTTCACCCCAAAGCAACAAGAACTCTCTTTATTGGCAACCTTGAAAAAACCACTACTTACCATGACCTTCGCAACATCTTCCAGCGCTTTGGAGAAATTGtg GATATTGATATTAAGAAAGTAAATGGAGTCCCTCAGTATGCATTCTTGCAATACTGTGATATTGCCAGTGTTTGTAAAGCTATTAAGAAGATGGATGGGGAGTACCTTGGAAATAATCGCCTCAAG CTGGGTTTTGGAAAAAGCATGCCTACAAACTGCGTGTGGTTAGATGGCCTTTCTTCAAACGTGTCAGATCAGTATTTAACACGACATTTCTGCCGATACGGGCCTGTGGTAAAG gTGGTGTTTGACCGCTTAAAAGGCATGGCCCTGGTTCTCTACAATGAAATTGAATATGCACAAGCAGCTGTAAAAGAGACCAAAGGGAGGAAAATCGGTGGGAATAAAATTAAG gtggATTTTGCAAATCGGGAAAGTCAGCTGGCATTTTATCATTGTATGGAAAAATCTGGTCAAGATATTAGAGACTTTTATGAAATGTTAGCAGAAAGaag agAGGAACGAAGGGGATCTTATGACTATAGCCAAGATCGTACATATTATGAGAATGTTCGTACTCCAGGCACATATCCTGAGGACTCCAGACGGGACTATCCAGCCCGAGGGAGAGAATTTTATTCAGAATGGGAAACTTACCAAGGAGACTACTATGAATCACGATACTATGACGATCCTCGGGAATATAGGGATTACAGAAACGATCCTTATGAACAAGATATTCGGGAGTACAGTTACAGGCAAAGGGAACGAGAGAGAGAACGTGAAAGGTTTGAGTCTGATCGGGACAGAGACCATGAGAGGAGGCCAATTGAGCGCAGTCAGAGCCCAGTGCACTTGCGACGCCCACAGAGTCCTGGAGCATCTCCCTCACAGTCTGAGCGGTTGCCAAGTGATTCTGAAAGGAGGATTTATAGCCGGTCCTCGGACCGGAGTGGGAGCTGTAGCTCACTTTCTCCTCCAAGATATGATAAACTTGACAAATCTCGTTTGGAACGctatacaaaaaatgaaaagacagataaAGAAAGGACTTTTGATCCTGAGAGAGTGGAAAGAGAAAGACGCTtaataaggaaggaaaaagtagaaaaggataAAACTGAAAAGCAGAAACGAAAAGGAAAAGTTCATTCCCCTAGTTCTCAGTCTTCAGAGACAGACCAAGAAAATGAGCGAGAACAGAGCCCTGAAAAATCACGGAGTTCTAATAAACTGAGCAGAGAGAAAGCTGACAAAGAAGGAATAGCAAAAAACCGTCTGGAGCTTATGCCCTGTGTGGTTTTGACTcgagtgaaagagaaagaggggaaagtTATTGACCACACTCCTTTGGAAAAGCTGAAAGCCAAGCTTGATAATGACACTGCCAAGTCTTCTGTCCTAGATCAGAAACTTCAGGTCTGTCAAACGGAACCTGCAAAATCTGACTTGTCTAAACTGGAATCTATTCGAATGAAAGTGCCAAAGGAAAAGGGACTGTCAAGCCACATAGAAGTGGTTGATAAGGAAGGTAGGCCTAAGCCCAGGAAGCACCTAAAACCAGAGCAGACTGCTGACGGGGTCAGTGCAGCAGATCTGGAGAAGCTGGAAGCAAGGAAGAGGCGTTTTGCAGATTCTAATCTGAAAGCAGAAAGGCAAAAATCAGAAGTCAAGAAAAGTAGTCCAGAGATGGAGGAGGCTCGGgtacttttaaaaaagcagcCTGACCTATCATCTAGAGATGTCATTCTGCTGAGGGAAGGAGAGTCGGAAAGAAAACCTGTGAGGAAAGAAATTCTTAAACGagaatctaaaaaaatcaaactagaCAGACTTAATGCTGTTCCCAGCCCTAAAGACTGTCAGGAGCTTGCCAGTGTTTCTGTTGGGACTGGCTCAAGGCCCAACTCAGACCTGCAAGCAAGGCTGGGAGAACCAGTATGCGAATCTGTGGAAAATCAAGAAATCCAGTCAAAAAAGCCCATTCCCTCAAAATCACAAATCAAACAGCTGCCGTTATTAGATGATCAGGGACCAGAGAGAGAAGATATTAGGAAAAACTATTGCAGTCTTCGTGATGAGACACTTGAATGTAAACCAAGCCAAGAGAAACCACATTCGGtaaatactgaagaaaaaattGGCATTGATATTGATCACACGCAGAGTTACCGAAAACAAATGGAACAGAGTCGTAGAAAACAGCAGATGGAGATGGAAATCGCCAAGTCTGAGAAGTTTGGCAGTCCTAAAAAAGATGTAGATGAATATGAAAGACGGAGTCTGGTTCACGAGGTAGGCAAACCCCCCCAAGACGTTACTGATGACTCTCCtccaagcaaaaagaaaagaacggACCATGTTGATTTTGATATCTGCACCAAGAGAGAGAGGAATTACAGAAGTTCACGCCAAATCAGTGAAGACTCCGAAAGGACTGGCGGCTCTCCAAGTATCCGGCACAGTTCCTTCCATGAGGAAGACGACCCTGTAGGCTCCCCTAGGCTCATATCAGTTAAAGGGTCTCCTAAAGTGGATGAAAAAGGTCTCCCCTATTCTAACATAACAGTCAGAGAAGAGTCCTTAAAATTTAATCCGTATGATTCTAGCAGGAGAGAACAGATGGCAGACATGGCCAAAATAAAGCTCTCTGTCTTGAATTCTGAAGAGGAACTAAATCGGTGGGATTCTCAAATGAAACAAGATGCCAGCAGGTTTGACGTGAGTTTCCCAAACAGCATAATTAAGAGAGACAGCCTTCGAAAGAGGTCTGTACGTGACTTGGAACCTGGTGAGGTACCTTCTGATTCTGATGAAGATGGTGAACACAAGTCCCACTCACCCAGAGCCTCTGCTTTATATGAGAGTTCTCGGCTGTCTTTTTTATTGAGGGACAGAGAAGACAAATTACGTGAGCGAGATGAAAGGCTCTCCAGTTCTTTAGAAAGGaacaaattttattcttttgcattggATAAGACAATCACACCAGACACTAAGGCTTTGCTTGAAAGAGCTAAATCGCTGTCTTCATCTCGAGAAGAAAATTGGTCTTTTCTTGATTGGGACTCCCGTTTCGCTAATTTTCGAAacaacaaagataaagaaaaggttGATTCTGCTCCAAGACCTATTCCATCCTGGtacatgaaaaagaagaaaattcggactgattcagaaggaaaaatggaTGATAAAAAAGATGATCATAAAGAAGAAGAACAGGAAAGACAAGAGTTATTTGCATCTCGTTTTTTACACAGCTCAATTTTTGAACAAGATTCCAAGCGATTGCAGCATCTagagagaaaagatgaagaaTCCGACTTCATTTCTGGGAGGTTGTATGGGCGGCAGACATCTGATGGAGCAAACAGCACAGCCGATTTGATTCAAGAGCCAGTAGTTCTTTTCCATAGCAGATTTATGGAACTCACACGAatgcaacagaaagaaaaggaaaaagaccaaAAACCCAAAGAGGTTGAGAAGCAGGAGGATACTGAGGATCATCCTGAGACCCCAGAACCTGCTTCGGAGAGTAAGGAGTCAGACCTGAAGACTCCCCCTCCGACTGGGCCTCCTGCTGTGACAGCTGTGGCTCCAGAGTCAGCATCATCGTCACTGGAGAAGACAACAGCCAGCGAAAAAGCTGGGGAGGTGCCTCTGGTGACAGAAGAAAAGCCCAGGGAGCCAGCCTCTGCCTCAGAAGAAGCAAAACCTGTGTCGGAGCAGGCTGCCACGGCTGTGCAGCAAACCGAACAGGTCGACCTGCCCTCAGGAGTGGACACCAGTAAAGATGCTGCCGGGGCTCCACTGGTTGTGGAAGAGAACTCATCAGCTGATCAGCTGCCTTATATGGACACCAAGCCTCCGACCCCCGGGGCCTCATTTTCCCAGGCAGAGGCCACTGTAGATCCAGAGCCTGATAGTACCCCAGCACTCCCGAAACCGACCCCGAAGCCTGAGGAAGCTGATGAGCCCAAAGTGGAAAAGCCAAACTCAGCTGCTCATGTTGAGCCTACTGCAAATCAGAAAGCTGAAGTCGTCCCTGAGGTTCAGTCTCAAGCTTCTGAAGACACTGAGGTCGATCCCCCCATTGCCACGaaagataaaaagacaaacaaaagcaAGCGTTCCAAGACCCCTGTTCAGGCCGCCACAGCAAGTACCGTGGAGAAGCCGGTCACGAGGAAGAGCGAGCGCATAGACCGGGAGAAACTCAAGCGGTCCAATTCTCCTCGGGGAGAAGCCCAGAAGCTTTTAGAGTTGAAGCTGGAGGCAGAGAAGATTACACGGACTGGCTCTAAAAATGCAGCAGCAGACCCGGAACACCCTGAACCAAGTCTGCCCCTCAGCCGAACAAGGCGCCGGAACGTGAGGAGTGTCTATGCAACCATGGGTGACCACGAGAGCCGTTCTCCCGTCAAGGAGCCGGTGGAGCAGCCACGAGTGACCAGGAAGAGACTGGAGCGAGAGCTTCAGGAGGCCGCGGCAGTCCCCACGACCCCAAGGAGGGGGAGGCCTCCAAAAACACGCCGTCGGGCCGAAgaagatgaggagactgaggcaaaAGAACCAGTTGAGACACTCAAACCAGCTGAGGGATGGAGGTCCCCACGAGCCCAAAAATCAGGAGCAGCTGGTGGCCCACaaggaaaaagggggaaaaatgagccAAAAGTTGATGCCGAACGTCAGGAAGTGGCCACTGAGGTGAGTCCCCAACTAAACGTGaaggaaaataacacaaaatcCAAGGCTGATAAAGAAGAAGCAGGAAGTGAACAAAAACGTGACAGAAAAGAAATGAGCACAGACAAAAATGCACCAGAAGCCCCTGCAGTTGAAGTGGTGGAGAAAAAAGCCCCTGAAAAGAACTCCAAGTCAAAGAGAGGAAGATCCCGAAACGCTAGGTCAGCAGTGGACAAATCTGCAAATCTGAAAAATGTGGACACCAGTGTCAGTCCCAGTGTGGCGGTGGGTGCCACGGGACCGCCAGTGGAGAAGGAGGCCGAGGTGGTGGCCGGGCCCGCCGAGAAGAGTGAGAATCCACCGAAGGAAGGGGGTTTCTCAGCCGAGGTGAGCAGCGATCCGGCCCCTGCCAATAAGGACGCGGAAGAGAAGGAAGACGTGTCTGCCTCGACGCCGTCCCCAGAAGCAAATCAGCTAGCCAAGCAGATGGAGCTGGAGCAGGCCGTGGAGAACATTGCAAAGCTCACTGAGACCGCGGCTGCCGCCTTCAAGGCGGCGGCGGCCACAGATGCGCCCGAGGGCTCCTCCACCGAGGATGGGGACAAGCCGGCGCACCAAGCAAGTGAAACGGAACTGGCTGCAGCCATTGGCTCAATCATCAATGACATTTCTGGGGAGGCAGAAAACTTCCCCGCAGCTGCACCTTACCCCGCCGAAGCCCAGACCGATCTGCAGCCCCGCTCTCAAGCGCCGCAGCCCCCCGGGGAAGGAATGGAGCCCGAGACCGACGAGGCCGTGTCTGGCATCTTGGAGACCACAGCTGCTACAGAATCTTCTGGGCCACCAGCCAGTGCCACTGACCCCTCAGCAGGCCCAGCAGATACTAAGGAAGCTGGGGGGAGCGGCAGCGAAACCTCCCACCCAGTGCCAGAAGCCAAAGCATCAAAAGAAGCAGAAGTCACTCTTACTCGGAAAGAGAAAGGGCGCCAGAAGACAAGTCGATCGCGCCGCAAACggaatacaaataagaaaacgGGGGCCACTGCAGAGACCCACATCCCGGAACCTGACCAAGTTCAAAGCAAGAGTCCTGCTACAGACGAGGGGACAGCAGTGCCACCCCCGGAGACTCCAcaggaagagcagcagagggaaaagccccAGGCCACTCCGCCTGAATCCTGCGCTTTGGACCCAAGCAAGACTCCATCTGTGGAGAATTTGTCCCAAGAAAGCAGCATTGAGGAGAAGACTCCTGCCAGAGCGTCCGCACTCCCAGACCTCCCTGTTCCCTCCCAGCCAGCGCCAGTGGAGGACGAGCCTCAAGCCAGATTCAAGGTGCATTCCATCATCGAGAGTGACCCCGTGACCCCACCCAGTGACTCCAGCACACCCACCCCCACAATCCCCTCTGTGACTGCAGCAAAGCTCCCACCCCCTGTCACCTCGGGGGGCGTCCCACATCAGAGTCCCCCTGCTAAGGTCACAGAGTGGATCACGAGGCAGGAGGAGCCTCGGGCTCAGTCCACCCCGTCTCCAGCTCTTCCCCCAGACACAAAAGCTTCTGACATCGACACCAGCTCCAGTACACTGAGGAAGATCCTCATGGACCCCAAATACGTATCTGCCACTGGCATCACCTCCACGAGTGTGACAACTGCCATTGCAGAGCCTGTCAGTGCTGCCCCTTGCCTGCACGAGGCACCAGCCCCCCCTCCGGTGGAGCCTAAGAAGTCTCTTTTAGAAGAAAAACCAGCAGCTCCGGTACCCAACACCTCTGACACACCGGCCCCAGAGGTTCCAGCAGCCGCTGAAAAGGAAAAGGTGGCTCCCGTCATTGCTCCCAAAATTACTTCTGTGATTAGCCGGATGCCTGTGAGCATTGATTTGGAGAACTCGCAAAAGATAACCCTGGCAAAACCAGCTCCTCAGACCCTGACCGGCCTGGTGAGTGCTCTGACCGGCCTGGTGAACGTCTCGTTGGTCCCAGTGAACGCCCTGACCGGCCCGGTCAACGCCCTGAAGGGCCCCGTGAAGGGCTCAGTGACCACCCTTAAAGGTCTGGTGAACACTCCTGCTGGCCCCGTGAACGTCCTCAAGGGCCCAGTGAATGTCCTGACGGGGCCGGTGAATGTTCTCACCACTCCAGTGAACGCCGCTGTGGGCACAGTGAATGCCGCCGCGGGCGCCGTGAACGCCACCGTGGGCACGGTGAACGCCACCACGGGCGCCATGAATGCGGGTGCAGTGACTGTCACGGCAGGTGCGGTGACTGCTGCATCCGGCAGCGTGACTGCCACTACAACAGGTGCGGTGACTGTCACCGGTGCGGTGATCACGCCATCGGCAAAGTGCAAACCCAGACCGAGCACAAATGAGAACAGCCGGTTCCACCCGGGGTCTATGTCCGTGATCGACGACCGTCCGGCAGACGCGGGCACCGGCGCTGGGCTGCGCGTGAACACCTCCGAAGGGGTGGTGCTCTTGAGCTACTCGGGGCAGAAGACTGAAGGGCCGCAGCGGATCAGCGCCAAAATCAGCCAGATCCCCCCGGCCAGCGCCATGGACATAGAATTCCAGCAGTCGGTGGCCAAGTCCCAGGTCAAGCCCGACTCTGTTGCCCCATCACAGCCTTCGCCCAAAGGCCCCCAGGCTCCTTCGGGCTATGCGAACGTGGCCACCCATTCCACCCTGGTACTGACGGCCCAGACGTATAATGCGTCTCCTGTGATTTCATCTGTGAAGGCTGACCGTCCGTCCCTGGAGAAGCCCGAGCCCATTCACCTCTCTGTGTCCACACCTGTCACCCAGGGTGGCACAGTGAAGGTTCTCACCCAGGGCATAAACACTCCCCCGGTGCTGGTTCACAACCAGCTGGTCCTCACCCCCAGCATAGTCACCACGAATAAAAAGCTTGCTGACCCTGTCACCCTCAAAATAGAGACCAAGGTCCTCCAGCCAGCTAATCTGGGGTCGGCTCTCAACCCCCACCACCCTCCTGCTCTGCCCAGCAAGCTGCCTGCAGAAGTGAACCATGTCGCCTCGGGGCCCAGCACCCCGACAGATCGAACAGTGTCCCATCTGGCAGCCACAAAGCCAGATGCACATTCTCCTCGACCCAGTGGGCCCGCTCCGTCCCCGTTCCCGAGAGCATGCCACCCCAGCAGCACCACGTCCACCGCGCTCTCCACTAATGCCACAGTCATGCTGGCTGCAGGCATTCCTGTGCCTCAGTTCATCTCTAGCATACATCCAGAACAGTCTGTCATCATGCCGCCCCACAGCATCACCCAAACGGTGTCCCTCAGCCACCTGTCGCAGGGCGAGGTGAGAATGAACACTCCCACACTGCCCAGCATCACCTACAGCATCCGGCCAGAGACCCTTCACTCACCAAGGGCCCCTCTGCAGCCCCAGCAAATAGAGGTCAGGGCCCCGCAGCGGGCGGGCACGCCCCAGCCAGCCGCAGCGGGGGTGCCAGCCCTGGCCCCCCAGCATCCCCCAGAGGAGGAAGTGCATTATCACCTGCCTGTTGCTCGAGCTGCCGCCCCTGTGCAGTCAGAGGTGCTGGTCATGCAGTCGGAGTACCGGCTGCACCCGTACACCGTGCCCCGGGACGTGAGGATCATGGTGCATCCGCATGTGACAGCGGTCAGCGAGCAGCCCCGGGCGGCAGACGGGGTGGTGAAGGTGCCACCGGCCAGCAAGGTCCCTCAGCAGCCCGGGAAAGATGCGGCCAAGACTGCGGAAGCCaaggcccccccggcccccgccccccacggtgAGGCCCGCATCCTCACCGTCACCCCCAGCAACCAGCTCCAGGGGCTGCCTCTGACCCCGCCCGTGGTGGTGACGCACGGCGTGCAGATCGTGCACTCCAGTGGGGAGCTGTTTCAGGAGTACAGATACGGAGACATCCGCACCTACCACGGCCCTGCTCAGCTCACGCACACTCAGTTTCCTGCTGCCGCCTCCATCGGCCTACCTCCTCGGACCAAGGCTCCCGCTCAG GGCCCGGCTCCTGAAGGCGAGCCTTTGCAGCCCGCTCAGCCTGCACAGTCTACACAGCCCGCCCAACCCGTGCAGTCCACACAGCCTGCCCAGCCCACGCAGCCCTGCCAGCCCTCCCAGCTCAGCCAGCCAGGCCAGCCACCAAGCGGCAAGCTGCCTCAGGTCTCCCAGGAGGCGAAGGGGACGCAGACAGGAGTAGAGCAGCCGCGCCTCCCCGCCGTGCCCGCAAGCCGGCCAGCCGAGCCTCATGCGCAGGTTCAGAGGGCGCAGGCAGAGACGAGCCAGACCTCCTACCCCTCCCCCGTGTCTGTCTCCCTGAAGCCTGACCTCccggcccctctccctgctcaggcCGCCCCAAAGCAGCCGTTGTTTGTCCCCACAACCTCAAGCCCCAGCACCCCTCCAGGACTGGCTCTGACGCACACAGAAGCCCAGCCCGCTCCCAAACCAGATTCTTCTCCACACCTGACTTCCCAGAGGCCTGTGGATATGGTCCAGCTTCTGAAG AAGTACCCCATCGTGTGGCAGGGCCTGCTGGCCCTCAAGAATGACACGGCTGCCGTGCAGCTCCACTTCGTCTCCGGCAACAATGTCCTGGCGCAtcggtctctgcccctctctgaggGAGGCCCCCCACTGAGGATCGCCCAGAGGATGCGGCTGGAGGCCTCGCAGCTGGAAGGGGTTGCCCGGAGGATGACG GTGGAGACAGATTACTGTCTGCTGCTGGCTCTGCCCTGTGGCCGCGACCAAGAGGACGTGGTGAGCCAGACCGAGTCCCTCAAGGCGGCCTTCATCAcctacctgcaggccaagcaggcGGCAGGAATCATCAACGTTCCCAACCCCGGCTCCAATCAG CCCGCCTACGTGCTACAGATCTTCCCGCCCTGCGAGTTCTCAGAGAGCCACCTGTCCCGTCTGGCTCCCGACCTCCTTGCCAGCATCTCCAACATTTCTCCCCACCTCATGATTGTCATTGCCTCCGTGTGA